AAAAGATCTTCTGGGGGCCTGCTATTTTCATCACGGCGAAGATGTGAATCAAGAATATCGCAAGGAGGCCCAAGTATTTTGTGAAAAGCTTTGCGCGAAGTTAGGGGTTGAATTTTTCCCTCTGAAATCTTCGTCTTTGGCTAAATCAGAAGCGGAATATCGGGAGCTTCGCTATGAAGCGTTAGAGCGTTTGATGCGCGAGCAAGAGTTTCAAATTCTCGCGACCGGGCATCATCGCGATGATCTGTTGGAGACTCGACTTTTACGTTTGATTCGCGGTACGGGAGCCCAGGGGTTTCAAGCGATGCACGTCCTAAAAGATGCGAAGTTTCGTCCCTTTTTGGAAGTCACAAAACGAGACCTCAAAAAATATTTACGTGAAGAAAAATTGCGCATTTTTGAGGACCCGAGCAATGACTCCCTGGACCCTCTGCGTAACTGGATTCGTGAGGAGTGGCTGAAGGCTCTTGAAAAACGCTCTCGTGGAGCTTCGGCGGCCTTAGCTCGCTCTTTAGAAACCATTGCTTTAGAGATTGAAAACCGTCCTTGGGGAGATCTTTTGAGTCAAAATGAGGCTTATAAGACACAGGGTTTGTCTCGAGGTTTTTATCTCACATTAAGTCCTTTCGAACAAAAACGACTTCTAGCGCAATACTTATTTGCCTTAGAAAAGAAAGATTTTTCGCAGTCACATCTCGAAGAAATACAAAAGCGTCTGGACAAGTCACAAAAAGTGATCACATTCAAAGTCGGCGGATGTCATTGGGAAGTTAACGCACAGCAAATTAAGGTCCAGTCCTGATTTGACAGGTGTTTGTGACCCCTAAATCATGTTACCCTTGAGGGTGACTTAGACCTCGTTTGAAAGGAACTGAAATGCGATCTACTCAAAAAACGTTAGCGCTGTGGTTCTTCCTCATCATTATGGCTGTCTTTCTGTTTCAGGCCTATGAGAGTAAGCACCAAAAAGCGATTGCTGACTTTAACTTCTCGAAATTTACCGAGGCTGTAAAAGCCGGGGAAGTTGCCACTGTTACTTTTCGTCAGGACACCAGTGAAATTATCGGTGAGATGAAACCTGAGTTTGAAAAGAAATATAATGGAACTCACTTTGCTATCATCGGTAACACTCAAGATGAGGGTTATAAATTTCTTCAAGCCAACGGCATTACACCAAACTACGAACGCGCCGACAATGGCGGTTTCTTTCAGTCTTTGATTGTGAA
This portion of the Bdellovibrio sp. ArHS genome encodes:
- the tilS gene encoding tRNA lysidine(34) synthetase TilS, with the protein product MKLKRAKQDLDHHVWKLLKTHSLNTKKILVALSGGTDSVALLRVLSKIHKKDLLGACYFHHGEDVNQEYRKEAQVFCEKLCAKLGVEFFPLKSSSLAKSEAEYRELRYEALERLMREQEFQILATGHHRDDLLETRLLRLIRGTGAQGFQAMHVLKDAKFRPFLEVTKRDLKKYLREEKLRIFEDPSNDSLDPLRNWIREEWLKALEKRSRGASAALARSLETIALEIENRPWGDLLSQNEAYKTQGLSRGFYLTLSPFEQKRLLAQYLFALEKKDFSQSHLEEIQKRLDKSQKVITFKVGGCHWEVNAQQIKVQS